From Laspinema palackyanum D2c, the proteins below share one genomic window:
- a CDS encoding trypsin-like peptidase domain-containing protein: protein MKWSKAGLSAAILGVGAVILVAQAPISLPQTQGIEEQAIAAMGRDVSVVINGQNPGSGVIIARNGNTYTVLTAKHAIATPDEYAILTSDAQTHPVDYRTVTKLPGVDLAVVEFTSSNPYRVAHFGNSDDAMEGATIYVSGWPHPGRVITERIYQVAKGTISGRPLTALEDGYGLIYTNITRSGMSGGPVFDNQGRLIGIHGRAEGEPIYNPDTGDTVDVKSGFNVGMPINTFVSLAGEAGINSPRLGDNFAAASLTLPAHSALVLAVAVAPDNQTIASGSRDGIIKLANGNTGQEIRTLTGHTNAVTALTFSPDGQILVSGSEDGTVKLWNRQSGELVRSFQGDRSFVRAVAFSPDGTLLASGSAEDTDIKLWNPQTGDLTRTLTGHWDYVNTVAFTRDGQLLVSGSTDKTIKLWNPDSGETIQTLTGNANRITSVATAPYGNLVAAASAEDGLVKVWNLRTGELLHTLTGHRGTVYSIAIDPYGHILASSGMDGTIQIWNLYTGNRVRTLEVKNLGNSYQSPVFSLAFSRDGQTLVSGADNGLVQLWQIPQR, encoded by the coding sequence ATGAAATGGTCTAAGGCGGGTTTATCAGCGGCGATCCTGGGGGTAGGGGCCGTAATTTTAGTAGCACAGGCCCCCATTTCCCTACCCCAAACTCAGGGAATTGAAGAACAGGCGATCGCGGCAATGGGTCGCGATGTTTCCGTCGTGATTAATGGCCAAAATCCCGGTTCTGGGGTGATTATTGCCCGCAATGGCAATACTTACACCGTACTGACGGCCAAACACGCGATCGCCACCCCAGATGAGTATGCCATTCTCACCAGCGATGCTCAAACCCATCCGGTCGATTATCGCACAGTCACAAAACTGCCCGGAGTCGATTTAGCCGTGGTGGAATTTACCAGTTCCAACCCCTACCGAGTCGCTCATTTCGGCAATTCTGATGACGCAATGGAAGGGGCGACAATTTATGTATCCGGTTGGCCCCATCCAGGACGAGTGATTACGGAACGGATTTATCAAGTTGCCAAAGGAACCATTTCCGGTCGTCCTCTCACAGCCTTAGAGGATGGGTATGGGTTGATTTATACTAATATCACCCGTTCGGGAATGAGTGGGGGTCCGGTATTTGATAATCAGGGCCGGTTAATTGGCATTCACGGACGTGCCGAAGGGGAACCGATTTACAATCCGGATACCGGAGATACGGTGGATGTCAAATCCGGGTTTAATGTAGGGATGCCGATTAATACCTTTGTGAGTCTGGCCGGGGAAGCGGGGATAAATTCACCTCGCTTAGGGGATAATTTTGCTGCTGCCAGTCTGACTCTCCCGGCACATTCGGCCTTGGTGTTAGCGGTGGCAGTCGCCCCGGACAATCAGACGATCGCCAGTGGGAGTCGAGATGGCATTATCAAACTGGCCAATGGGAATACCGGCCAAGAAATCCGCACCCTCACCGGCCATACCAATGCAGTAACAGCTCTCACGTTTAGTCCCGATGGGCAAATTTTAGTCAGTGGGAGTGAGGATGGGACGGTCAAACTATGGAACCGGCAGTCTGGGGAACTGGTGAGAAGTTTCCAAGGCGATCGCTCCTTTGTGAGGGCAGTGGCCTTTAGTCCCGATGGCACTCTCTTGGCCTCCGGCAGTGCGGAAGATACAGATATTAAACTCTGGAATCCCCAAACCGGAGACTTAACTCGCACCCTCACCGGACATTGGGACTATGTGAATACCGTGGCCTTTACTAGGGATGGCCAACTCCTGGTGAGTGGCAGTACGGATAAAACCATCAAACTCTGGAATCCCGATTCTGGAGAAACTATCCAGACCCTCACCGGAAATGCTAACCGGATTACATCCGTTGCCACTGCGCCTTATGGCAACCTCGTCGCTGCCGCCAGTGCAGAAGATGGACTGGTGAAAGTCTGGAATCTTCGCACCGGGGAATTGCTGCATACCTTAACGGGTCATAGGGGAACCGTTTATAGTATTGCCATTGACCCCTACGGCCATATTCTCGCCAGTAGTGGAATGGATGGGACGATCCAAATTTGGAACCTTTATACCGGGAATCGGGTGCGAACTCTGGAGGTGAAAAATTTAGGGAATAGCTATCAAAGTCCAGTGTTTTCCCTCGCCTTTTCCAGGGATGGTCAAACCCTGGTCAGCGGAGCCGATAATGGCCTGGTTCAATTGTGGCAAATTCCCCAACGTTAA
- a CDS encoding pentapeptide repeat-containing protein: MKPQLFALTILFLSLGWMELTRAENATHLQQLRQTNQCPNCDLRGVNLSRVQLRGVNLTGSNLTGADFSYADLENSDLRGANLTGVNFKGTILSGARLDSTTQIDRKWRMVWELVSQGARGRDISGADLSHAYLHNVNFSGANLAGSNLTQAELNGCNLNSADLTEVNLTNSNLSRANLTNANLKGANLREANLQGADLSATDLSDADLRGADLTRADLRMDSVWGYTRLRGANLDGVNVCDAVMDEGLKVELNCR; this comes from the coding sequence GTGAAACCACAATTATTTGCGTTGACAATTCTGTTTTTATCACTGGGGTGGATGGAACTGACTCGCGCCGAAAATGCGACTCACCTCCAGCAATTGCGGCAAACCAATCAATGTCCGAATTGTGATTTGCGCGGAGTCAATTTGTCTCGGGTTCAACTGAGGGGGGTGAATCTCACGGGAAGCAATCTCACCGGGGCGGATTTTAGCTATGCTGACTTGGAAAATAGTGACTTGCGCGGGGCGAATCTCACCGGGGTGAATTTTAAGGGGACTATTCTCTCCGGTGCTCGCCTCGATAGCACAACCCAAATTGATCGCAAATGGCGAATGGTTTGGGAACTGGTGTCCCAAGGGGCGCGGGGACGAGATATTTCCGGGGCTGACTTATCTCATGCCTATCTACATAATGTGAATTTCAGTGGCGCAAATCTGGCGGGGTCCAACTTAACTCAGGCTGAATTAAATGGTTGTAACTTAAATAGTGCGGATTTAACCGAGGTTAACCTCACAAATTCTAATTTAAGCCGTGCTAATCTCACGAATGCCAACTTAAAAGGGGCAAATTTACGGGAGGCTAATTTGCAGGGGGCGGATCTAAGTGCGACAGACTTGAGCGATGCCGACTTGCGGGGGGCGGATTTAACTCGCGCCGACTTGCGAATGGATTCGGTTTGGGGATATACTCGGTTACGCGGGGCCAATCTGGATGGGGTGAATGTCTGTGATGCGGTGATGGATGAGGGGTTAAAAGTGGAGTTGAATTGTCGGTGA
- the thyD gene encoding thylakoid membrane protein ThyD, producing the protein MKIAIAGATGFVGSRLVERLQQAGDQVLILTRNPAKAKRVFPDAAFPNVEIVAYTPTESGPWQQALSGCDGVVNLAGAPIADERWTPERKQEILNSRKLGTRKIVEAIATANPKPSVLVNSSAIGYYGSSETATFDETSASGKDFLAQVCQEWENEAQQVKQSGTRLVIIRTGIVVGNGGAIAKMLTPFRLLAGGPLGSGHQWFSWIHREDLVNLIVLTLQRSDIQGILNGTAPNPVRMNELCHILGQVLHRPSWLPVPDFALHLLLGEAAQVVLEGQQVLPKRPLEYGFEYRYPTVKPALEEVVSHG; encoded by the coding sequence ATGAAAATTGCGATCGCCGGTGCAACAGGATTCGTTGGCAGTCGATTAGTGGAGAGACTCCAACAAGCGGGTGATCAAGTCTTGATATTAACCCGCAATCCTGCCAAAGCCAAGCGCGTCTTTCCCGATGCCGCCTTCCCCAATGTAGAAATCGTTGCCTATACCCCCACCGAATCCGGTCCCTGGCAACAAGCACTCAGCGGATGTGATGGGGTGGTGAATCTCGCCGGTGCTCCCATCGCCGACGAACGCTGGACTCCGGAACGCAAACAGGAGATTCTCAACAGTCGCAAACTGGGAACTCGCAAAATTGTCGAGGCGATCGCCACCGCGAATCCCAAACCCTCCGTCCTCGTCAATTCTTCCGCCATTGGATACTACGGTAGCAGCGAAACCGCCACCTTTGACGAAACCAGCGCATCCGGTAAGGATTTTCTCGCCCAAGTCTGTCAGGAGTGGGAAAACGAGGCACAACAGGTGAAGCAATCCGGGACAAGGTTGGTGATTATTCGGACCGGCATCGTCGTCGGCAACGGAGGGGCGATCGCCAAAATGCTCACACCCTTCCGACTCCTCGCCGGAGGCCCTCTAGGCAGCGGCCATCAATGGTTTTCCTGGATTCATCGCGAAGACCTTGTGAACCTGATTGTCTTAACCTTACAACGGTCCGACATTCAAGGCATCCTCAACGGTACCGCCCCCAACCCCGTCCGGATGAACGAATTATGTCACATTCTCGGACAAGTCCTCCATCGTCCCTCCTGGTTACCCGTCCCCGATTTTGCCCTCCACCTTCTCCTCGGTGAAGCGGCACAAGTCGTCCTAGAAGGACAGCAAGTGCTACCCAAACGCCCCCTAGAATACGGCTTCGAGTACCGCTATCCCACAGTAAAACCCGCCCTAGAAGAAGTGGTATCTCACGGTTAA
- a CDS encoding glycosyltransferase, producing the protein MSKEKPILSIVTPTRGNFSDYWLEQLLNVKGDRIQFILSYYPGVPIRPIDDPRVQTIVSPYKGEMMQRFVGLLNATGEYIVALDDDDFIHPEILQLTVQYFQKFPDSWVMRPYISKIDYQNQAELRKSWGEIPDIEALTSPPIDPSNPPEQLLKEVPIIPLNIPINWGTIFFPYLFSRTDDKGPHIENFNNKVWQNSRVQAILPQIAQSTQFGILTWIPRSAFDRLVGVFLQAYYYQPDIQIGHRLPEGTEQIRFADKDPTLKPPRFHAASDFLLFKTFPQYGYIWNLFFAKLYGVPRAFAKLAKNKIQRTKIRY; encoded by the coding sequence ATGTCTAAAGAAAAACCGATTCTCTCCATTGTTACCCCGACCCGGGGCAATTTTTCGGACTACTGGTTAGAACAGTTACTCAACGTCAAAGGCGATCGCATTCAATTTATCCTGAGTTATTATCCAGGAGTTCCCATTCGTCCGATTGACGATCCCCGCGTGCAAACTATCGTCAGTCCCTATAAAGGTGAAATGATGCAACGCTTTGTGGGCTTATTGAATGCGACAGGAGAATACATTGTAGCCTTAGATGATGATGATTTTATCCATCCCGAAATTTTACAACTTACGGTGCAATATTTTCAGAAATTTCCCGATAGCTGGGTTATGCGACCTTATATTTCCAAAATTGATTACCAAAATCAAGCCGAACTCAGAAAATCCTGGGGAGAAATTCCCGACATTGAGGCACTCACATCACCGCCAATCGACCCCTCGAACCCTCCAGAGCAACTCCTCAAAGAGGTCCCCATTATTCCCCTAAATATTCCCATTAACTGGGGTACGATATTCTTCCCATATTTATTCTCCCGAACCGATGATAAAGGCCCGCATATTGAAAATTTTAACAATAAAGTGTGGCAAAATAGTCGGGTGCAAGCCATCCTCCCACAAATCGCCCAGTCCACCCAATTCGGCATTCTGACTTGGATTCCTAGGTCAGCCTTCGATCGCTTAGTAGGGGTTTTTTTACAAGCCTATTATTATCAACCGGATATCCAGATTGGGCACCGCCTTCCTGAAGGGACTGAACAGATTCGCTTTGCAGATAAAGACCCCACCTTAAAACCGCCACGTTTTCATGCCGCCTCGGATTTTCTATTGTTCAAAACCTTTCCCCAATACGGATATATCTGGAATTTGTTTTTTGCCAAACTGTATGGGGTTCCTAGGGCCTTTGCAAAATTGGCCAAAAACAAGATACAACGAACAAAAATCCGGTATTGA
- a CDS encoding trypsin-like peptidase domain-containing protein gives MSRTFSFNFYQTTAAIVIPAIMSGVMPIAQIQITQADIATLTQQVTVVINGQNPGSGVIIGKQGNTYTVLSAHHVVASPDEYQIVTADGVQHPLNYTTVRRLPNLDLALVQFTSNQTYAIAQIGDSDIAQPGTLVYIAGWPHPGLAITERIFQMTQGQISGRAQSGTESGYELVYTNITRSGMSGGPVLDSLGRLIGIHGRAEGQAIYNPDTGDTVDIKSGFNLGIPLDRFIESIEALDPTILSSNPSFAYSLSKQGDRQLIDNQIQPAIAQYQRALALDPNYLPAVFGLGQAQYEAGETTGAIAQFRKALDLSTQGIIQIQTVSSTPQQQLILAELNELHGNVQVALASALYAKGETKTALSLIFELFNKPENWQGKLILLEPKFSSPRLQSAAQTIVSVGQEIVTQGVEYLPLELNLAQALYERGLVQEAIPYLETLFDKNPQDAPLKIALAAALNATGNREGASRLVSELQSEYVGQFRDEDFEFLLRGLWSSRLREDVTEILAYYRPSGIRTTSPEFSNSTLLHSAEDSDRADIEFLSLSGDGKILVSTNGEGTIKVWDIEKGTVRHTFSWTGNFRDAIALSPDGQLLAVGIWDDTDNTAKVQLWDTHTGEAVRTLTHISDGITAVAFSPNSQTLASSAKNIILWNVNTGQVLNTLPGNSPYSSYSLAFSPDGNRLASSSVELIQLWNSSSGEQLNRIELSGEHIVNGLIFSPQGNLLLSRTDQGIQFWNPSNGTAVSRLLEGQKYALSPDGQTLALCAGSQISLINVASTQVVRTLPVPSSCYQLVFLPDGKTLVSGGDGGKIELWDINTPTSWNPSLGLS, from the coding sequence ATGAGTCGCACTTTTAGTTTCAATTTTTATCAAACCACAGCAGCAATTGTCATTCCTGCTATCATGAGCGGTGTCATGCCGATCGCCCAGATTCAAATTACTCAAGCTGATATTGCCACCCTGACGCAGCAAGTTACGGTGGTAATCAACGGCCAAAATCCCGGTTCAGGAGTGATTATCGGCAAGCAAGGTAACACTTATACGGTGTTAAGCGCCCATCATGTGGTTGCCAGTCCTGATGAGTATCAAATTGTCACAGCAGATGGCGTACAACATCCGCTCAATTATACCACAGTTCGGAGATTGCCGAATTTAGATTTAGCTTTGGTTCAGTTTACCAGTAACCAAACTTATGCGATCGCCCAGATAGGAGATTCCGATATCGCCCAACCGGGAACCTTGGTATATATCGCGGGATGGCCCCATCCGGGACTTGCGATTACGGAACGGATCTTTCAAATGACACAGGGTCAAATTTCCGGGCGAGCGCAGTCAGGAACCGAGTCCGGATATGAGCTAGTTTATACTAATATCACGCGATCGGGAATGAGTGGCGGTCCCGTTTTAGATAGCTTGGGTCGTCTAATCGGCATTCATGGACGCGCTGAGGGACAAGCAATTTATAATCCCGATACCGGAGATACGGTGGATATCAAATCCGGGTTTAATTTAGGCATTCCCCTGGATAGGTTTATAGAATCCATTGAAGCGCTGGACCCAACGATTTTATCCAGCAATCCTTCTTTTGCTTATTCCCTTTCCAAACAAGGCGATCGCCAGTTAATTGATAACCAAATTCAACCCGCCATCGCCCAATATCAACGAGCTTTAGCCCTGGACCCGAATTATCTCCCGGCAGTATTTGGGCTGGGACAAGCGCAGTATGAAGCGGGAGAAACCACAGGAGCAATTGCCCAATTTCGCAAGGCGCTTGATTTATCTACCCAAGGAATCATCCAAATTCAAACTGTTTCCTCCACCCCCCAACAGCAACTCATCTTAGCCGAACTCAACGAACTCCACGGAAATGTCCAAGTTGCCCTCGCCAGTGCTTTATATGCCAAGGGTGAAACCAAAACAGCCCTTTCCCTCATCTTTGAACTCTTTAATAAACCCGAAAATTGGCAGGGGAAATTAATCTTGTTAGAACCCAAATTTTCTTCTCCTCGGCTCCAATCTGCTGCCCAAACTATTGTGTCTGTAGGGCAAGAGATTGTCACCCAAGGGGTAGAGTATTTGCCCCTGGAATTAAACCTGGCTCAAGCGCTTTATGAGCGGGGTTTAGTGCAAGAGGCAATTCCTTATTTAGAAACTTTATTTGATAAAAATCCGCAGGATGCGCCTCTAAAAATTGCTTTAGCAGCAGCCTTGAATGCCACCGGAAATCGGGAAGGGGCAAGCCGTTTAGTTTCCGAGTTGCAGTCGGAATATGTGGGTCAATTTCGAGATGAAGACTTCGAGTTTTTGTTGAGGGGACTGTGGAGTAGTCGCTTACGGGAAGATGTCACGGAAATTTTAGCTTACTATCGCCCCAGTGGCATCCGCACAACGTCGCCGGAATTTTCTAACAGTACCCTATTACATTCTGCCGAAGATAGCGATCGCGCTGATATCGAGTTCTTATCCCTCTCTGGCGATGGTAAAATCCTCGTCAGTACCAATGGCGAAGGGACAATTAAAGTCTGGGACATTGAAAAAGGAACCGTTCGTCATACCTTCTCTTGGACAGGTAACTTCCGGGATGCGATCGCCCTCAGTCCCGATGGACAGTTGCTCGCTGTAGGCATCTGGGACGATACCGATAATACCGCCAAAGTCCAACTGTGGGATACTCACACCGGCGAAGCCGTGCGAACTCTCACTCACATCAGTGATGGAATTACCGCAGTTGCCTTCAGTCCCAACAGTCAAACCCTTGCTAGTAGTGCCAAAAATATTATACTCTGGAATGTGAATACCGGCCAAGTGCTAAACACCTTGCCGGGAAACTCACCTTACTCTAGTTATTCCCTCGCCTTCAGTCCCGATGGCAACCGTCTCGCCAGCAGCAGTGTGGAACTGATCCAACTCTGGAATTCCAGCAGTGGCGAACAGCTGAACCGCATCGAACTCTCCGGGGAACATATCGTCAATGGACTGATATTTAGTCCCCAGGGTAATCTCCTCCTTAGTCGAACCGATCAGGGTATTCAGTTTTGGAATCCCAGCAACGGGACTGCCGTCAGTCGCCTTCTTGAGGGTCAAAAATACGCCTTGAGTCCCGATGGACAAACATTGGCCCTTTGTGCGGGAAGCCAAATTTCCCTCATCAATGTTGCCTCAACCCAAGTGGTTCGGACTCTGCCGGTTCCCTCAAGTTGTTACCAACTGGTGTTTTTACCCGACGGCAAAACCCTCGTCAGTGGGGGAGATGGCGGTAAAATTGAACTATGGGATATCAATACCCCTACAAGCTGGAACCCCTCCTTGGGCCTTTCCTAA
- a CDS encoding COP23 domain-containing protein, producing the protein MKSPLLTAVIRGNKVGAIAPGQTLTTQVLIPVIRGSKVGAIALLQTLTATLTLAQPQPPIETTSFFCGTVEGIPATMARTPNGEMPMVIWDKNAIKDPEINAQQQCEEVSRRFQTYYDNGTLNYITSGIMNGQLVACVAPGENEPCSGILFPLSGGSNPRGMLQRMFRIRVASAGPIAETTDRLYISFDKYLNGEYPQLPALGSRTPPVPRRDVPQ; encoded by the coding sequence ATGAAGAGCCCATTATTAACAGCAGTAATCCGAGGGAATAAAGTCGGGGCGATCGCACCCGGGCAAACCCTGACCACTCAAGTCTTAATACCTGTCATCCGAGGGAGTAAGGTTGGGGCGATCGCCCTCTTGCAGACCCTGACTGCGACCCTGACCCTCGCACAACCTCAACCCCCGATAGAAACTACCAGCTTTTTCTGTGGGACCGTTGAGGGAATTCCCGCCACAATGGCGCGTACCCCTAACGGGGAAATGCCGATGGTGATTTGGGATAAAAATGCCATCAAAGACCCGGAGATTAACGCTCAACAACAGTGTGAGGAAGTCTCCAGGCGCTTTCAAACCTACTATGACAACGGGACCCTCAACTATATTACCAGTGGGATTATGAACGGCCAACTGGTCGCCTGTGTTGCCCCAGGAGAAAATGAACCCTGTAGCGGGATATTGTTTCCCCTCAGTGGTGGCAGCAATCCCCGAGGAATGTTGCAACGGATGTTCCGAATTCGGGTGGCATCCGCAGGACCGATCGCCGAAACGACCGATCGCCTGTACATTAGCTTTGACAAGTATTTAAACGGGGAATATCCCCAACTCCCAGCCTTGGGAAGTCGGACTCCCCCAGTCCCTCGTCGAGACGTTCCCCAATAA
- a CDS encoding acyltransferase, translating to MQQIIKQTIWQCISAVQRLFLGSLGQNSKVNIQAKIHGFTHNIYIGDSVNVGQYATIFCDQAKKSIRIGNETNIGMFTIIKCYGGNIEIGDYCSINPFCVIYGQGGLKIGDYVRIAPHVVIVPSNHRFEDPNIPIVKQGLTTKGIVIEDDVWIGAGATILDGCTIGRGSVIGAGTVLTKSVEPYSIVVGVPGKVMGKRGEKTQ from the coding sequence ATGCAACAAATCATTAAACAAACAATCTGGCAATGTATTTCTGCGGTCCAACGTCTTTTTTTAGGCTCCCTAGGCCAAAACTCTAAGGTGAATATTCAGGCCAAAATTCATGGATTTACTCATAATATTTATATAGGCGATTCGGTCAATGTTGGTCAATATGCCACTATCTTTTGCGACCAAGCAAAAAAATCTATTCGCATCGGCAATGAGACCAATATTGGGATGTTTACCATTATTAAATGTTATGGCGGGAACATAGAAATAGGAGATTATTGTAGCATTAATCCTTTTTGTGTGATTTATGGACAAGGGGGATTAAAAATTGGAGATTATGTCCGCATTGCACCCCATGTTGTGATCGTTCCTTCTAACCATCGGTTTGAGGACCCAAATATTCCAATTGTGAAACAGGGATTAACGACAAAAGGGATTGTGATTGAAGATGATGTTTGGATTGGAGCCGGTGCAACTATTTTAGATGGTTGTACCATTGGCCGGGGCTCGGTGATTGGTGCAGGAACCGTTTTGACAAAAAGTGTAGAGCCCTATTCAATTGTGGTCGGTGTACCCGGAAAAGTTATGGGGAAAAGGGGCGAAAAAACACAGTGA